One window of Acipenser ruthenus chromosome 17, fAciRut3.2 maternal haplotype, whole genome shotgun sequence genomic DNA carries:
- the LOC117423762 gene encoding centrosomal protein of 131 kDa-like isoform X2 — MHMDRSPTSLPGSASVGAGDSLELSLTGSQLPVSRRPSSTSPAKHFSRSVSVTADNKSKRNTLREAGLGSSWSIKNLRRSNSTTQVNQRVNSCFSEEQSEDFLALFDSSSDGRRKLASLSKTSPDLSWNILDDQPRTFLIPGNGRSARTSDSPAGMKKREAGIALAANFTANNRSNKGAVGNSVTTILHNNCPDKPLTPKSSNQKPASLNNIMKATVNDEGSLENSSLTKSQKNFSSPNNNAARSSPALLRRQEVTEEEAERFIQQVNHAAVTIQRWYRRHAHRRHTSEAALRRLLSTKKQEREQRAEEGATQEGQKRKEEDRKRIREEKAQQARRAAVQELQQKRAQRAAETQRVAEHEIEVLKQSGKVGRRKPARPSPSSKGSTAGRDTGKGRNTDSGVNVKADLDDVSNLRSGSPTDSPGRGSQGSQRGVSVEEQLQRAPSSRAQSKTTLNELLDTLKLLEEDPERLPEPQNYRKEKYSWIDEDGDSNSLTADNLELLGKMSQPPALPDGGALLSEAKLQSIMSFLDEMEKSEQERPRSVTSGSHREALLSEEDLAQVDQASATAAEVTGSMMRMKLELEEKRRTMNMLQTALAQQRELTVRHIKETEKELNRNFQLQKDQYEATIQRHLAFIDQLINDKKALSDRCEGVVTELKQVDQKYTKKIAHMQEQHDLVWHILGPLCEEIKKLKELMSATEKIRREKWIDEKTKKIKEITVKGLEPEIQKLISKHKQELQKLRAVHEVELMQADERAAQRYVRQSEEMREQLEREKEEQCQRERELARQRYEKQLQEEEQALQQQRRRLYSEVAEEKERGCQLAARQRAELDELRKHLEDNSLVTGRALREEFERTREEQERRHQAEVKALKERLDIEKQAWEENYMKKEETWLLNRERELKEEVRRGRDKEIELVIQRLEEETSRARDECERASENRVKRVREKYETELRELEHSERSLQERHSELKGRLSQAEGEAVRLQGLLRQKEQEVQDITQIQDRLTEERRSLAEVIRQEFADRLVTTEEENRRMKTEMSETRARQRLELERVTREKEEELAEVHKRVKTAIVKKEETVKNLRKQHEAALKRADHLEALLEQQRKQLLGK, encoded by the exons ATGCACATGGACCGCAGCCCCACCTCTCTCCCTGGCAGTGCCTCAGTGGGTGCCGGTGACTCCCTGGAGCTCAGCTTGACCGGCTCTCAGCTCCCTGTCTCCCGTCGGCCCAGCAGCACCTCCCCGGCCAAGCACTTCTCCCGCTCCGTCTCTGTGACCGCGGACAACAAGAGCAAGCGCAACACCCTG CGCGAAGCTGGGCTCGGCAGCTCCTGGTCCATCAAGAACCTGAGGAGATCCAACAGCACCACCCAGGTCAACCAGAGAGTCAACTCCTGCTTCAG CGAGGAGCAGTCCGAGGACTTCCTGGCCTTGTTTGACAGCAGCTCGGATGGGAGGAGGAAGCTGGCCAGCCTCAGCAAGACCTCTCCGGACCTCTCCTGGAACATCCTG GATGACCAACCCCGGACCTTCCTGATCCCTGGCAATGGCCGCAGTGCCCGCACTTCCGACTCGCCTGCTGGCATGAAGAAGAGAGAGGCTGGCATAGCGCTGGCTGCCAACTTCACCGCCAACAACAG GAGTAACAAGGGAGCTGTGGGGAATTCAGTCACCACCATCCTGCACAATAACTGTCCAGACAAGCCTCTGACACCAAAGAGCTCCAACCAGAAACCAGCGTCTCTCAA TAACATCATGAAGGCCACAGTGAACGACGAGGGCAGTCTGGAGAACAGCTCCCTGACCAAATCCCAGAAGAACTTCTCGTCTCCCAATAACAACGCTGCGCGCAGCAGCCCCGCCCTGCTCCGGAGGCAGGAGGTGACTGAGGAGGAGGCTGAAAG GTTTATCCAGCAGGTGAACCACGCAGCCGTGACAATCCAGCGCTGGTACAGACGCCATGCCCACAGACGGCACACCAGCGAGGCAGCGCTCCGACGCCTCCTCTCCACCAAGAAACAG GAGAGGGAGCAGAGAGCAGAGGAGGGGGCGACACAGGAAGGTCAGAAGAGGAAGGAGGAAGACAGGAAGAGGATACGTGAGGAGAAAGCCCAGCAGGCCAGAAGAGCTGCTGTTCAG GAGCTCCAGCAGAAGCGGGCACAGCGGGCAGCTGAGACGCAGCGCGTGGCAGAGCATGAGATTGAGGTACTGAAGCAGAGTGGCAAGGTGGGCCGGAGGAAACCTGCCAGGCCCTCCCCCAGCAGCAAGGGCAGCACGGCAGGCAGGGACACAGGCAAGGGGAGGAATACAG ACTCCGGTGTGAATGTAAAGGCTGATCTGGATGACGTATCAAACCTGAGGTCTGGCTCCCCCACTGACTCCCCCGGGAGAGGCTCCCAAGGCTCCCAG AGAGGCGTGAGTGTGGAGGAGCAGCTGCAGAGAGCTCCGTCGAGCAGAGCCCAGTCCAAGACCACGCTGAATGAGCTGCTGGACACCCTGAAGCTGCTAGAGGAGGATCCAGAGAGACTGCCTGAGCCCCAAAACTACCGCAAAGAGAAGTACTCCTGGATCGACGAG GACGGGGACTCCAACTCCCTGACAGCTGATAACCTGGAGCTGCTGGGCAAGATGAGCCAGCCTCCTGCCCTGCCAGACGGAGGCGCCCTGCTCTCTGAGGCCAAGCTGCAGAGCATCATGAGCTTCCTGGACGAGATGGAGAAGTCGGAGCAGGAGAGGCCGCGATCCGTCACCTCGGGTTCACACAGAGAG GCCCTGCTGTCAGAAGAGGACCTAGCTCAGGTGGACCAGGCTTCAGCCACAGCAGCCGAAGTGACCGGCTCCATGATGAGGATGAAACTGGAGCTGGAGGAGAAGCGACGCACCATGAACATGCTGCAGACTGCACTG gcTCAGCAACGGGAGCTGACAGTGCGCCACATCAAGGAGACGGAGAAGGAGCTGAACCGCAACTTCCAGCTGCAGAAGGATCAGTACGAGGCCACCATCCAGAGACACCTGGCCTTCATCGATCAG CTCATCAATGACAAGAAGGCCCTGAGTGACCGCTGCGAGGGGGTGGTGACCGAGCTAAAGCAGGTTGACCAGAAATACACCAAGAAGATAGCACACATGCAGGAGCAGCATGACCTG GTGTGGCACATTCTGGGTCCCTTGTGTGAG GAGATTAAGAAGCTGAAGGAGCTGATGAGTGCCACAGAGAAGATCCGCAGAGAGAAATGGATTGACGAGAAAACCAAGAAAATCAAAGAGATCACAGTGAAAG GGCTGGAGCCGGAGATCCAGAAGCTGATCTCTAAGCACAAGCAGGAGCTGCAGAAGCTGCGAGCTGTGCACGAGGTGGAGCTGATGCAGGCAGACGAGAGGGCGGCTCAGAGATACGTGAGGCAGAGCGAGGAGATGAGGGAGCagctggagagagagaaggaggagcagtgccagagagagagggagctcgCCAGGCAGAG GTACGAGAAGCAGCtgcaggaggaggagcaggcgctGCAGCAGCAGAGGAGGAGACTCTACAGCGAGGTGGCTGAAGAGAAGGAGAGGGGGTGCCAGCTGGCTGCAAG ACAGAGGGCAGAACTGGACGAGCTGAGGAAGCACCTTGAGGACAACAGCTTGGTGACGGGGCGTGCGCTGAGAGAGGAGTTTGAGAGGACgagagaggagcaggagaggAGGCACCAG GCAGAGGTTAAAGCCCTGAAAGAGAGGCTAGACATTGAGAAGCAAGCCTGGGAGGAAAACTACATGAAGAAAGAG GAGACCTGGCTGCTGAACAGGGAGAGGGAGCTAAAGGAGGAGGTGCGCAGAGGGAGGGACAAGGAGATCGAGCTGGTGATTCAGAGGCTGGAGGAGGAGACCAGCAGAGCCAGGGATGAGTGCGAAAGAGCCTCCGAGAACAG AGTGAAGCGCGTGCGGGAGAAGTACGAGACAGAGCTGCGGGAACTGGAGCACTCGGAGAGGAGCCTGCAGGAGAGACACAGCGAGCTGAAGGGCCGGCTCAGCCAGGCAGAGGGGGAGGCTGTGCGACTGCAGGGGCTTCTCAGGCAGAAAGAGCAGGAGGTGCAGGAcatcacacag ATTCAGGACCGGCTGACGGAGGAACGGCGCAGCCTGGCAGAGGTGATTCGGCAGGAGTTTGCCGACCGGCTGGTGACCACAGAGGAGGAGAACAGGCGCATGAAGACGGAGATGTCGGAGACGAGGGCGCGGCAGAGACTAGAGCTGGAGAGAGTGACCCGCGAGAAGGAGGAGGAGCTGGCTGAGGTGCACAAGAG GGTGAAAACTGCTATAGTGAAAAAGGAAGAGACTGTAAAGAACTTGCGAAAGCAACACGAG GCAGCCTTAAAGAGAGCAGATCACCTGGAAGCATTACTGGAGCAACAGCGCAAGCAGCTGCTGGGGAAGTGA